tgctgctcctcaacttctctctcctctctgtgCCAGGCGCATGTTCCCCACCTTCCAGGTGAAGATATTTGGGATGGACCCTATGGCTGACTACATGCTCCTCATGGATTTCGTCCCAGTGGATGACAAGCGATATCGGCAAGTAACAAATACCTGCTCTGTCTCGCGGCTCTTGGAGCCGTGGGGGCTGGTGGGTCGCTGCccaccctctgctcctgccctctgGGGGTTCGGGGATGTGCCCTGGGCGTGACACCTGTCGGTGCGAGGCAGGGAAGGGACCCGGGATGCGGCTGACCTGGGGTCTCTTTCACACCCCTACAACGAGTCTGGGGCCGGGAGCGGCTGCACGGGACCGCAGGGCCCCCTCAGCCTCCGCACCAGGCTCACGGGCGGCCGGGGCCAGACCAGCATGGGCAGAAGGGCAGGTTTCctcagggcacagggcaggagctgccttgtCCTGCCCAGAAAAGCTCTCCTTGTCGTACTGCTACACGTCTCCACCGGCAAACACCCTTTGCCACTTAACAAAAATCCCCTCGGTGCTCTTTGAATGCTGTAGCCCCTCAGTGCATGTCCCGAAGCTGTGCCATGCCTGCTGGGGATCTGCCTGTGTGCTTGGGTGAAGAGAGTGGGTTTTGTGCTCTGGAAAGGCACCAGCCACCCAAGCCACAAAACCCTGCCCTTGTTTCCAGCGGCAGTGTAGGAAGGCCTTGGAAACTGTCGACTCACAAGGCAGTGATGCGGTCTGGTTTGGAACCCCTTTAATTTTAAGACAGTGAAAAGCGCATTATGTATTTAGCTTGAGATCAAGACGCCGAGCAGGCAGCCCGCATAGGAATCGCAGGGTcccatatataaatatttagacAGATATCCAAATTCTCAGGGCGTCCTAGAAATGTTTGCTTGTCAAGGGAAGTAGGATATATAACATCCAATTGAGTATATCTTTAAAAAGTAATGTTTCTGCTCAAGTCCAATGGTGTCTAATTCCCCCTGTGCAAACACTGGCTTTTAAAGTAAACACGTGTATAGAAGATTGGTTTCTCTGTTTTAAATGTTACTATTGAATATGTACTTTGAAAGAATGAAACAAGACTGCTAAATTCTAAACCTGCTATTAATCTACACACAACTTTCCACTCTTCACTTAAAGCGAGAATATTACTGTATAGAGGGCTTttttcaccctttttttttAGAGGAAGAGGGAAGACTTTTGCGGCTTCTCTCCCAAATCTACACGGGTAGCTATAAATTTCCTCCATCCTGCAGATTTCTCTCACGACAGTTCCATCGCTGACGTGATAAAATAGTATATCCCCTCCGCAGCAATTCTGGCTGTGGAAAAGAGTTCGTTCCTCTCGTGGCCGTAGGAAGCGGGAGTGATGGAGAGGCGGTGCTTCCCCCGCGGTGGGCCGGGGGGACCGTCCCGGGCCGGGCTCTGCGGGCCGGGTGCTGCAGTCGTTCGGCGCTGCAGGGACGCGCCGGGCGCGCCCCGGGCCGCGGCTGAGGGTGCCTTCCCTCCCGCAGGTACGCcttccacagctcctcctggctgGTGGCTGGCAAAGCCGACCCCGCCACCCCCGGGAGAGTGCATTACCACCCGGACTCCCCGGCCAAAGGGGCGCAGTGGATGAAGCAGATCGTTTCCTTCGATAAGCTCAAACTGACCAACAATTTGCTGGATGACAACGGGCATGTAAGTGTTCTCGGGAGAGGATGTCCACCACGGGGCTGCACGGGGTGGGAACTCCCCGCGCTGTGATTCCCGTGGGGTGACCCTGCCCGCGCCCTCCCCgggggctctgccccagccccgcggCTGTCCCGGGCAGTGGAgccggccgggccggggtgCGCTCTCCTCTCTCCATGCTCCGCCTGGATCAGTTATTGTCTCCTTGCTCGTTTTATCATTCAGATCATTTTGAACTCCATGCACAGATACCAGCCGCGTTTTCACGTGGTCTACGTGGACCCCCGGAAAGACAGCGAGAAGTACGCGGAGGAGAACTTCAAAACTTTCGTCTTCGAGGAGACGCGCTTCACGGCAGTGACCGCCTACCAGAACCACCGGGTGAGGCAGCAGCGGAGCTCGGGGCAGCAGAAAGCGGGGGTTGGGGTCTCCCTGGAGGAACCACGGGTGCGGGtgcatccagctctggctcGGCCCCTTCGTCCGGCTCCGGGGTTGGGGGCCGGGCTGCGGGTGTCCGGCGGGGATGGCTGGGGGTATTcccgcctcctcctccccatCTGCTAAACCCATTCCGGGCAGCGCTAGGAACCCGATAGCCGGGGAGCTGCGCGGAACTGCATCGGTGTGCGCCGGGGAAGCGACGTGGGCTCCAGCCCCATCGCCAGCTTCCCCCCGCCCGGGGGACCTCATTACCTATGTAAAGCCGAGACCGGGGCTGGTGGGGAAACTACAGCCTTCCCGCTGCGAAATGTCACTCACAATTTGTTTGGATAAATCTGCGATTTTACTGTTTTAAGCTTTTAGCGGTCTGTCTCTCCTCAGAATACAATTATACGTTAAAAACGAAACAAAACGAAACACAACACCCCCACCCCAATCTAATGCAGATCTCTGGGCAGCAGTTAATCCAATTGCTCCTTTAAATCGCATCAGTGTAATGTAAAGAGCAGGGATCCCAGCGTCGAGTGGAAATACGATTTCATAGCGGGGGCTTTTCAGCGCTGCTCCGAACCGCCCCGCTCCGCGACGATGCCGCGCAGGCCGGGgctgtgtcccagggctgtccctgagcAACCGGTGCAAGTGTCACCCTCTGCAGTGGCTCCGAGCAAATTGACCTGAGCTCTCTCCGGGATGCTGGGGTCGGGCCGCACCTCGCCCCGGTGGAGGCGGCCAGGCCAGAGAAAGGCTGTGCCTTTAAGGGGCTCTGGAGTCCCTCCCCGGCTGGCATTTGCCTGATGGCTCCGGACAGCTGCTCTTTCTCTCCTGCTTTCTATCAGTTTGACCTCTAAGGCTGGAACTGTCACTGAGGGGCTTAAAGTTTGTTTTTCAACCCATTCCGGAAACTCACAATCACATACTTTATCCGTGGATTTGCTTAAATATAGAAAATGTCCTGCCTTCTCCCTGGCgaattaaataaatacataagtATGATTTATCCAGTGATTTGTCTTAACTGCTCCAGTGGTGACCCATATAATGTGGCATTTTCTTACAAGTGCTTTTGCCTCAGACTGCCTCTCCCTTCACCTTGAACTCATATTAGGTAGCATGTTAGCCCGCATTTTCTAACAGAGGGAAAGCACATGTTtgtgctctgtggcagagaaCACCCTGGCTCCACCAGCCACCTGGATCCTCTCTGTCACACCAAGCACTGCTGAGTCCCAAAACCTGCTCAGGGATACACTCACTGTTTGGCCAGGGAGCCCTGTGTGCTGCTTTGAGACATTTTGCCACTTCTTCTTACAGATCACGCAGTTGAAGATTGCAAGCAACCCTTTTGCCAAAGGATTCAGAGACTGTGACCCTGAGGACTGGTAAGGCTATGCCTTTATTGGTTATGGCAATACCCCACTCACCCTATTTCACGTGCATCTGCCCAGCTTACATTTACACAAGGGTTTTGTGGAGGGGGACACTGTATTGGGCCCCATttaccagctgcagctcacagagACAATACTCCAGTTGCTCATTCTGTTGGACCATCAGCTCTGTATCACTTCTCCCCTTCCTCTTGCAGGCCCAGGAACCACAGGCCAGGGCCTCTTCCTCTCATGAGCGCTTTTGCCAGATCCCGGAATCCAGtctcttccccagcccaccagaACGGGACAGAGAAAGGTGAGAGCTCCAGTGGCCAGGCCAGCCCATCTCCCAGGCGCTGTTGGCCTGCACAGCCCGTGCATGCATGCTTGGGGCCAGCCTTGCTCACCAAGCTGGTGCACAGCCCCATTGCTAATGAGCTTTGTGCTACCActtactttttaaagaaaaatacctgCCTTCATAGCCTAGTTCATTCTTCCTTGGACTACAAcatttgctgttgttgttgcttAAGAAAATTTGCTGCTTTAAAAAACAATGCCCCTTGCCTATAGAGTCCCATTTTTGATTTTTTAGCAACAAACTCAGTTTTTCAGGCAGAGatgcagtgctggccacaggTTCCTTCTCGCATTGCCCTTTTAACGCGCCTCGGCAGTGCGCTTAGGGCCAACCCACTCCATTCAGGAGCTGCAGTCAGGTCGAACAGCACCTCTGCCCATTGACTGCTTTTCCATTACCCAGAGCAAACAACTGCAAAGACAACCGAAGGCCTTTCTTCCAACGCACACCGGGCCTGCAAAATAAAGGGAAGTCTGTATTTGTTTAGTGTTACACAATTGCAAAAATGTCAGGCGTGTACCAGCTTGTCAGTCAACTCCACTCCATTTATCGCAGTCAGAAGGTCCCGTCCCGCCAGCCCCGTTCCTGCCGCATGCCGCTCCTGCACGCCCCGCTCTTCCCTCGGCGCGCCTCTTCCCCGCGCGGTGCGCTCCCGGCCGCGCTGACTCTGTTGCCCCCGCAGATGCTGCCGAGAGCCGGCGGGAGTTCGAGCGGGAGGCGGGCGGGACGGCGCTGCACCAGGCCGAGGCCGCGCACCAGCAGCTCATGTCCCGCGTGCTCAGCCCGGCGCTgccgggcgggggcggcgggctgGTGCCGCtggccggggcgggcggcggccggCCCAGCCCGCCGCACCACGAACTGCGCCTGGAGCCCGCCGCGTCGGAGCCGCTGCACCACCACCCCTACAAGTACCCgccggcggcggccgccgcCTACGACCACTACCTGGGCGCGAAGAGCCGGCCCGCCCCCTACCCCCTCCCCAGCATCCGCGGGCACAGCTACCACCACCATCATCACCACCACATGAAcgcggcggctgcggcggcggcggccgccaACATGTACTCGCCGGCCGGAGCTCCCGCCGGCTACGACTACGGGCCCCGGTAACGGGGCAGCGGCGGCACGAGAGACACCGCCCTCCCCTTCCCGCCTTCCCCCTCTTCCCGCCTCACGAGAGAGCTGATTGGTCAGCTTGACATGATCGATAGCCAGACAGCCCAATCGCCGGCAgccgggccccgccccgcgccccgccctGTGGGGGCTGTGAGGGCGGCGGTGCCGGGAGCTCCATCGCGGTGTGACCCGCGGCTGCACTTTGATAAATGAAGCCATATGTCCTTATCTCGCTATTCCTCCGTTCGTGCCGGGCACCGAGGACCGTCGGGCGGCTGGGATGCGGTGGGAGGACGGTGAGGCGGCAGCGGTGAAGTGACTTGTCCCCTCTCGCTCGCCCTTCGGGTCTCGTGACGGAGGTTTGGTGTCGGCGGTGCCCGCGGGCCTGTGCGTGAGCAccgagcaggggctggggccggCCGAGAGCCGTGTGTCGTCCTGCACTTGTCCGTGTCGGTCTTTCCCAACCCGGGGCACACCGGGGCTGGTTCAGGTGGTTCTTTGAGGAGATCCTTGGGGAAGCAGAGTTTAGTTTAAGGGAGTGCTTTGAATCCTCACTGCCAGAACAAATTTCCCACTTCTCCTCCGGCCCTGACCCATTTGTAAGTTTTGGGCTTCACTGGGATGCCTTAACCGTAGTAGCATTTTCTGGAGCTGTTGAGAAGGGCCTGTGGCCAAGAGCACAGGTACTTGCAGCTGTGTTTGCATCTTGTTTTCCCAACAATACCTGCAAAGGTTTAAAAACCAGCCTGGGGGTGGGGGAATATCTGCAGCTTTCAGGCTGTGTCTTTCCCACCTGCTTCCCAGGCAGCCTCACACAGTTCTGCCTTCCTGCAGCCTTTCCTGACCTCTTGAATACTCTCCCATGGAGGTGCTTTTTAAAGGgacttcagggttttttttctcagactgGTTCACCCCTTATGTTTGGCTGACCCAAACTGCAGTAGTTCTAAAGCATCTATTTTGCATTACCTGCTTGCTGCATCTTCCCTCTTAATGCTGGTAAGTACTTTTTCCTTTAGTGTCTTCATTCAGTAGTCGTTCCTTACTGCTGAAAAGATGGCCCTGTTCATCACAGCTCTCCAGTGATGTGTTTTGAATAGTTGGCTTGTTTTTTTGTCGGATGCTCACCAAAGGCAGTCCCTTTGTGTTCAGAGAAGGTAttgagcagctcctcagctgtgTTGGTATACAGTATTATGAACACTTTCCTGATTTTTCCACATGACTCCATGAAAAGATGGGggttatttcttttaaactcaTCTATTCATCCATGTTTGTGCATTTTCATTACAAACTCTTTAAAACACGTTCTTTCCCTTGTGCAGGTGGCAGTGTTAATAGCAATGTTTATTTTGTCTCTGGCAGTGGGCTTTGGGCTTCCAAAACCTTTTTGGAAAGGCTTAAGAAGGGATACAGGCTACCAtgaatattttatgtatttttttctgttaaaaaaaatatatctggaTCCATAAAAAAAGACTTGTGcaagaaatatgtattttatttgaCATTTGCAGTGAATTGTGAGATTCTTAGTGTCTGACTAAAGCATAATGTTCTCAGAAAGGTTGATGTAAAATAGCCTTGTGCTTGTTATTAGTCAGTGGGAAATGGCTCTTGGATGTGCTCTGTTGCTTTGCCGCTGTTATTTCAGAGTTTTCAGTATGATTTGTTATCTGTAAACTGATTAGTGCCAAAGCTTTGGTCAAACGTTCAATGAAGttgttatatttattatttccttCAAAGATTATACAAACCCTTTTATTTCTTAATAGTTGCAGTGTAGGGAAAAAAGTGAAGACAACCAAAGAATCATATCTGCAAAATGTAGATACATGTAGATATTTGTAGATATATGTAGATAatcttatttcattttaattgaaaaGACATTGAACAGTgacatttataaatatttttttctcttctttctttccttcatttCTTGTTTGATTATTTGTGTATGTTTGTCAGTTTGTCTCCCCTACAAAATGCAGTTATTTAACTAAGGAGAGTTCTTAGTCTGGGCAAACAGAGGCTTTCCCTAGGTGGTTGCTCCTTCCCTTCTGTCCTGGTTGCTGCAGGTGCCCGTGGTTGTGGTAATCTATCAAATACAACAGTTTGCAGGGTTGGGGTTCCCAGGTGAAGACAGATCTGCTTGTATCTGTTTGGTAAGCACCTGTTCTCTGTAAGCACACACAGAATGACCCCAGGTGCCAGGACTAAACTGTGCCCTTAATGAAAGTGGCTCGAGGTCTTTGCCTTGACTGAGGAATTTCAGTTTTATATTTGTTAGAAGAAGAGAAAATCACAGAACTTCAAGCAATGGCAGTGGGTAGTGGGCCCTCAGGATCAGCAGTGTGTGTTCTGTGCTGAAGAACCACTGCAGGTCCTGAGGCTGAATGGGAAGGAGACCATGCAGATGTGTCAAGCCTACAGTCTGAGCTATGGAAATGGTGTTTCTAACCATGCATGCAAGGTGCATGTTCACATTGAAGCATGTTAGCAGTCCAGTTCATGTTGTTTTTAATCCTTAAATCAAGATTCTTCAGGGCTTTGACTGGTGTCCCTCCTTCCATAACAATGTCTCTCTCACTGGATGGGAGTGTTACAGATATGGAAAGCAAAAAGGGTTATTTTTCTATCCCAAGAAAAAATCCActtcaaataaacaaaaccccaTAATGCTGCAGAATGACTAGTAGAAGTATTttgaaaatcacagaaaatttgTAACAATTTAATGTCCTATTACCTGTCAGCCTGTTAGTCAGGATGTATCATGTATAGGCCATGCATTATCTGTGTATTGTAGGTTGATTTGACAGATGACTTTGTATGATTTGATTACATGTCTGGTTAAACTTCACTCAGCCCATGCTGTCACCAAGGTCCACGGCACATCCTAGGAAAGAAGGCAGCTGCATTTCCAGGCAGCTTCCACTTGTGGTTACAAGTCCCACAAAGCACTTACACACACAGTGTCTTTAAAAGCTGCTGTAAAACAGGCCCAAGTGTGGAGGTTACAAGCCAGAGAACAAATTAGCCATCTAGCTCTATTTTCAAGAGGTGCAGGCTGAGTTCAGTGATTGCTTCTGAGGTTGAGAACCACATCACCTAGCTCAGTGGATAAATCCAGGATTAGTTCCTTGTTCCACACAGGTGGAGCAAGGGTGGCCTTTGCTTAATCACTTAACCCAAACACTGAGGACAGCTCCAGTTTTCAGAAATGGCGTTTTGCAGTTGATCTTATCCTGTCCTTGCCAGTGAAATTAACTACATTCAGTGTAGGATAGGAGCATCAGGATGAGACTCCTGTGTGTTTGCAGTGTTCATGCACACTCTTTACACATTTCATAGATGTTCTCTTTAgtctttccttctcttcaggGAAACCCTGTAACTCTGTGGCTAGAACTGTGCAGGCAgtccccagcagctgcctcagcatcCTGGGCTGTTGGCATCTCTTCAGTCAAAGTCAAGCACACGTGCACATGGCCGTGGCTGGGGAGTAACTGCTTTGGTTTCCTACCACGGTGTGGGTAACAGCAGCTTGCAGGGCGGAGGATGACCCGAGGACTGTAGCAGGTATAGAAAGGTGTTCTGCATGCAGCAGGCTGCTGGGGGACAGAGCGTGTCTCTCCCATGAGCTATGGGCTTCTAGTGCATCCCTACACAGAGCCACGGCTAGTGGGGCTACATGGCTCAGGGCCACCTCAGCTGGGGCACTGTCCTTTCCTGCCAagcactcctcctcctctccagcaaGTGGATTTCAGCCTGTGATGCCAAAGAGCAGCTGTACCTTGATCTGTATGGAATAAGTAAAGCAGGTTCAGCTGTGCTGTGTAATGTTCTGCCTGTGTAAAGGGAGCCCGGTAGCTGCTAGAAACAAGCCAGGCACCCACAGGTTTGGGCTGGGGGTAgaagctgagccctgctgcctggagagggcTGGAGGAGCCAACGCAGCAGTACCTGCAAAGCGGGTTTCAGCATCATTACCCAAAGAGCTCAAAAAGCTGCCGTGAGCCTGTTGAACACGGCCGGGCTGGAAGGTGGGAGAAGAGCACTTGAGTGCACGTACACGAGTTGGTTCTTTGTGCTTTGCCTTCTGTTCGGTTTCCTGATAGATTGAAACCAAATTCGGTAGCGCGTTGAGACCGCGGGTGCTTTGGCCTGACCGTTGGTGTGGAGGTGCCggtgtgggcagggacagccccggctgTCCGGAGGGTCCCCGCAGGTATCGCTGCCCAGGGGCCGCGGGGGAAGGAGGGGCGCGCAGCCCGGCCGGCCCTGCCTGAAGAGCCGGCTCCCTCCAGAGGGAAGAGCCGGGCATGGCACGCGCTGGACTCGGCACGCACGGAAAACGAGAAGGGCTTCATCTTGCGGAGCTGGGAAACATGCGATGAGAGGAAAAGATAGATTCGGGGGTTAAAGGAAAGATTTCACCTTTGAAATACTCTGGCATAAAAAGAAGGGGCAGTGTCCTGTGAGTTACAACTTGAGGATAACTCagccagcaatggctcagccgTTGCTTTAAGCTGGTGTTATTAAGAATCCACTCTGCCAGTACTTGTGTATGGATGCAGCGTTTTTCTAAACATAAGCATTTTGTTCTTCATTTAATCATTCCAATTAAATTGTTTGCTAAGATATATAATTTACACAGGTGTTTGACAAAACTAGGGGAAAGTGACTGTATCCAAAGATTTCTGTTATTGCCATTATCATGAGCTCAGCATATAAAGTGTGCTGTTACAGTGTGACACCCATTGTTGGAGGGAATATATAGTGTATCAAAGGTTGGAAATCTCAAAGAATAGTATTTCATACTTTTTTCCCTGCCCAGTATGTTGCACACACAATCAGTGCAAAAAGGAAGAGCTGTTTTTGAAGACACACGTTAGTTTTGAAAAACACAGACATGTCCCATATACACAATGTATGTACATGTACAAGTCTGCTCtccaaaagcccactgtcctTCAGGAGGGCTGTGCAAAGTATTATGTGTGTTGCATGTGCCAGAAAACACACCCTCATTCCCCCATTAATAGAAATGACCTATTATAAATTTACTAAAGATACCATAGTTTTATAAATTGGCCACATATGTCTGtgtaatatatttattatatcaCATTTCGCAGCATTTCTGTTTTATGAAATTCAGCCTTGAATTTGTCACATATGTTTTGCATATATGTGCAATAGTTGGCCAAGTATATCCAAGTAAAGTATGATAAATGTGTTCTTTCCATATgggaaattaaatgtttttccagattaaaaaagaaaaaaaaagtttattaagAGCAGCCTATACAAAATAATTACAATAAATCACTCACTTCTACTTAGGCTAAAATTATAAATTTGAACTAGTAACAAAGTGATTAAGAACAAGAGCCAGAAAAGTCTCATTTAGGACCTAATTCTATAAGGAGATGGAGCAGCATAGACAGAAGAGGCCCTACACATTTCCAAGGCTCGCTGCTCCATGTTGTGAcatcctgccaggctgcagagcagcttccctcccctgctcccagcgCAACTGGAGCTGCAAAGGACAGCTCTGTGAGAGGGGCACTGTGAGAGCGAGTGCCCTGGGACGTCCACTCCAGCCTGGCTTCTACACTCTGAGCAGCTCTCCGTGGGCTctgggagctggagaaggaaagggaagTTTTCCTGCAGTGCACTCCTCCTCCCTGGCACTCCTGCTGGCTTcatgggcagggcaggacacCTCAGGTGCCACCGCTGTGTTCAGTGCCTCCTTCACAGGAGTGACTGCACTGGTGCCAGGGGCTCAGACTGCTGTCCTTGGGCTTAGAAGTGAAAAACAGAATAAACAACACGTGAAACTTACAGAGGCACCTTGGTGTGAGGTGTTAGCACTATTGTTTTGTCACTGGTTTTAGCTTGGATGATGGGCATTTGTGTTCTGCTCCCTTGCTCTGTGCTCCCACTGTTCCTTGTCCCAGGGTTCTCATGgtgctctggcctggctgcttcagctgccctgtgTCTGGGGTGTGAGCTCCAACCGTGGGCAGCAAGAACCAGCATGAgagaggaggggctgcaggcaaAGCCATCATCTGGAGAGGGCAGAGGAGGGGTGGGAAGAGGCAGCCCTTCTCCCAGGCTGCTTCTATTTGAGCACTGCCTTGCACATTTCTTCTATTTCAGCAAACGTGAAGTGAGCCTTTCATTCTATTCCCTTTCCTGCTTGTTGTCAACTACTTCAAACCAGATGGGCTCAAGAGATAAAACTATAAAGACTCAATGTCTTTATTTAGCAGGATGCCAAGTCTGCATGCCATCAAAATATCTGAGGCCAAAAAATCTGAACAGACAATACTTACTCTAAGTGTTATGTTAAGAGCAGCCTAGATGCTTTTCCATGAACACAAACAATGCATCCACGAATCACTGAGTATCAGCAATTTTTGAAATTACCATCAGGACAGACGCCACAGCCACATTCTCTGTCACGCTAAAAATTATTCCATAGGCCCAGTGCCCCCTCTGCCTTCTTAGGTCAGAACATGTTTCTAGCAAGCAGTGCCATGGGGGCTTGGAAAATGTACTTTTGCATGTGTGAGATGCCAGAGCTATGGAGCAGAATAATGGTTCAGCATTTGAACATCTTCACTAAATTTCCTGATCTGGACATAATCAAGCTCAATCCATCCTGCCACTGGTTGGAAAGGGAGACGATTGCTGTCCAGAAAGCATGTGAGGATTTCAATGGTTTGTTGCTGCCCTAGTTTGTGTATACTGAGAATAAAAACTAGAAGGAAACAGCTGTAATGTCAAATAAATTTAACAAccttttttattcccttttattttttaattagaactTCAAATTGTAACAGAGAATTAttagaataaatatattttcacttCCATGTCACTCTCCTGTGAGGAGATAGTTAATACTGCAGGGTGGTTCTCCTGCAGTCCTTCCCACTGCTATCCCCTGTGGCACTGCAACTTCTGCTTTTATGACTCTTCAGAGCACAGAAATAAACACACTCTCCTCTGGGTGAACACAGGCTTATTTAGAGGTGTACATTGTAGTGTACAGGATTTCCTAGTGTACTGACACCTTTAAAAAAGGATGCTGGGGAAGTGAAAGCAAATATGTCTGAGACAAAAGCAAGTTTGTGTGAGTTTCAGAGGCCAGACCTATCACTGTGTGGTTCCACCAGGTACTcctcctgccatccctgtccctctcccatGGACAATGTGGCCACTGCTGGCGGTTTGCTCCAAGGCCCTTCTGACAGGATGTACAGCTGTGCTTCAGACCACTAATCAGGTGAGC
The Passer domesticus isolate bPasDom1 chromosome 17, bPasDom1.hap1, whole genome shotgun sequence DNA segment above includes these coding regions:
- the TBX1 gene encoding T-box transcription factor TBX1 isoform X1; its protein translation is MISAISSPWLTQLSHFCDVAAFTANSLSSLNASGGYHLSPSPGDPYGQHEPPHYEPCTAQQHPHPPPQPQHGYPFGGAAAAAAGTNPPPPGPEQPEGAGGAAAGPAAVSGCSAGAATAAKAPVKKNPKVANVSVQLEMKALWDEFNQLGTEMIVTKAGRRMFPTFQVKIFGMDPMADYMLLMDFVPVDDKRYRYAFHSSSWLVAGKADPATPGRVHYHPDSPAKGAQWMKQIVSFDKLKLTNNLLDDNGHIILNSMHRYQPRFHVVYVDPRKDSEKYAEENFKTFVFEETRFTAVTAYQNHRITQLKIASNPFAKGFRDCDPEDWPRNHRPGPLPLMSAFARSRNPVSSPAHQNGTEKDAAESRREFEREAGGTALHQAEAAHQQLMSRVLSPALPGGGGGLVPLAGAGGGRPSPPHHELRLEPAASEPLHHHPYKYPPAAAAAYDHYLGAKSRPAPYPLPSIRGHSYHHHHHHHMNAAAAAAAAANMYSPAGAPAGYDYGPR
- the TBX1 gene encoding T-box transcription factor TBX1 isoform X2; translated protein: MDENSPLSPKANAFSIASLISVAAAEQAGKGELEERRGGRSAPARPGCRPQKMHFSTVTRDMEAISSPWLTQLSHFCDVAAFTANSLSSLNASGGYHLSPSPGDPYGQHEPPHYEPCTAQQHPHPPPQPQHGYPFGGAAAAAAGTNPPPPGPEQPEGAGGAAAGPAAVSGCSAGAATAAKAPVKKNPKVANVSVQLEMKALWDEFNQLGTEMIVTKAGRRMFPTFQVKIFGMDPMADYMLLMDFVPVDDKRYRYAFHSSSWLVAGKADPATPGRVHYHPDSPAKGAQWMKQIVSFDKLKLTNNLLDDNGHIILNSMHRYQPRFHVVYVDPRKDSEKYAEENFKTFVFEETRFTAVTAYQNHRITQLKIASNPFAKGFRDCDPEDWPRNHRPGPLPLMSAFARSRNPVSSPAHQNGTEKDAAESRREFEREAGGTALHQAEAAHQQLMSRVLSPALPGGGGGLVPLAGAGGGRPSPPHHELRLEPAASEPLHHHPYKYPPAAAAAYDHYLGAKSRPAPYPLPSIRGHSYHHHHHHHMNAAAAAAAAANMYSPAGAPAGYDYGPR